The following are from one region of the Novosphingobium humi genome:
- a CDS encoding DUF1289 domain-containing protein → MKSPASPCNGVCRIHPARGLCAGCWRSGEEIAAWPAMSDGAKRALLGALKKRRKG, encoded by the coding sequence ATGAAATCCCCCGCCTCCCCCTGCAATGGCGTGTGCCGCATCCATCCCGCACGCGGGCTTTGCGCCGGATGCTGGCGCAGCGGCGAGGAGATCGCGGCATGGCCCGCCATGTCGGATGGGGCCAAGCGGGCGCTGCTGGGGGCGCTCAAAAAGCGGCGTAAAGGCTGA
- a CDS encoding cell wall hydrolase, producing the protein MALFLKRASLASVAAGFLVLLYSAAGSGAAAQEKALSSVQLQPSISVFNEQPSSDALIPASQAPASLADLVAAEQEAASAESSQDINCLAGAIYFEAGNEPLDGQLAVGRVIVNRTRSGRFPTSYCGVVYQPSQFSFIHGHHMPAIKTESRRWQNALAIAHIAHDNRWKSSAEGALFFHAARLGSRWQDKVRVAQIENHIFYR; encoded by the coding sequence ATGGCTCTCTTTCTGAAACGCGCCAGTCTGGCCTCGGTTGCCGCTGGTTTTCTCGTTTTGCTTTACAGCGCCGCCGGTTCGGGCGCGGCCGCACAGGAAAAAGCCCTGTCGTCGGTTCAACTGCAACCATCGATCAGCGTGTTTAACGAGCAGCCCTCGTCCGACGCCCTGATCCCCGCCTCGCAGGCACCCGCTTCGCTCGCCGACCTTGTCGCCGCAGAGCAGGAAGCCGCCTCTGCGGAATCGTCGCAGGACATCAATTGTCTGGCCGGCGCTATCTATTTCGAAGCCGGTAACGAACCGCTCGATGGCCAGTTGGCCGTGGGCCGCGTGATCGTCAACCGCACCCGTTCGGGCCGTTTCCCCACGTCCTATTGCGGCGTGGTGTATCAGCCTTCGCAGTTCTCCTTTATCCATGGCCACCACATGCCCGCGATCAAAACCGAATCGCGCAGGTGGCAGAATGCCTTGGCGATTGCTCATATCGCCCATGACAACCGCTGGAAGTCGAGCGCGGAAGGCGCGTTGTTCTTCCACGCCGCCCGTCTGGGCTCGCGCTGGCAGGACAAGGTCCGTGTGGCGCAGATCGAGAACCATATCTTCTATCGTTGA
- a CDS encoding DUF1491 family protein produces MRQVQAEGGFGTIIARGDPDAGTVMVVLCDRGGDYRAYERMPSADGHRIWQCAKRYNAESPDEFPDWLKKRECQDSDLWIVELDIARGERFIGLTGDD; encoded by the coding sequence TTGCGTCAGGTTCAGGCCGAGGGCGGCTTTGGCACGATCATCGCGCGCGGCGATCCCGATGCGGGCACGGTGATGGTGGTTTTGTGCGACCGGGGCGGCGATTATCGCGCCTATGAACGGATGCCCAGCGCGGATGGCCACCGAATCTGGCAATGCGCGAAAAGATACAACGCCGAATCGCCCGATGAGTTCCCCGACTGGCTGAAAAAACGCGAGTGTCAGGACAGCGATCTGTGGATTGTTGAACTGGATATCGCGCGAGGTGAACGGTTCATCGGATTAACGGGCGATGACTGA
- a CDS encoding PTS sugar transporter subunit IIA, giving the protein MTALFTLLPDAVSTVKVDSKSAVLDCLADRFAAVYGLDRAQVLERILERETLGSTGFGRGVAIPHARVPMVEKPVAVFLRLAAPVAFEAADDMPVDLVFGLLSPEAAGVVHLHALAAISRLMRDDKMHAALMEAPGDEAIYALIANVADRAG; this is encoded by the coding sequence ATGACCGCGCTGTTCACGCTCCTGCCTGATGCCGTGAGTACGGTAAAAGTCGATAGCAAATCGGCTGTTCTCGATTGCCTGGCCGATCGCTTTGCGGCGGTCTATGGGCTGGATCGGGCGCAGGTGCTTGAGCGTATTCTTGAACGGGAAACTCTGGGCAGCACCGGTTTCGGGCGCGGCGTGGCGATTCCCCATGCCCGCGTGCCGATGGTGGAAAAGCCGGTTGCGGTGTTCCTGCGTCTGGCCGCGCCCGTGGCGTTTGAGGCGGCCGACGATATGCCGGTCGATCTGGTCTTCGGCCTGCTCAGCCCCGAGGCGGCGGGCGTGGTCCATCTCCATGCTCTGGCGGCGATTTCGCGGCTGATGCGCGATGACAAGATGCATGCCGCGCTGATGGAGGCGCCGGGCGACGAGGCGATCTATGCGCTGATCGCCAATGTGGCCGACCGCGCCGGTTAA
- the hpf gene encoding ribosome hibernation-promoting factor, HPF/YfiA family has protein sequence METGDALRVHVEERLAAIIDKYFARALSSVVTFSKAPGGSFRSDIVMHVRQGLILKGAGLSHDAHHAFDQASDKVETQLRRYKRRLSARQEQAAHSVRSEEAAYTIFVEPEIEQDEAPVEAPLVIAELRVDVPETTVSDAVMMLDLRNTNALLFKNAGTGKHNMVYRRGDGSIGWVEPS, from the coding sequence ATGGAAACTGGCGATGCACTGCGCGTGCATGTTGAGGAGCGCCTGGCGGCGATCATCGACAAATATTTCGCGCGGGCGCTGTCTTCGGTTGTCACCTTCAGCAAGGCCCCGGGCGGTTCGTTCCGCAGCGACATCGTGATGCATGTGCGCCAGGGCCTGATCCTGAAGGGCGCCGGCCTCAGCCATGATGCGCACCATGCCTTTGACCAGGCATCGGACAAGGTGGAAACCCAGCTTCGCCGCTACAAGCGCCGGTTGAGCGCGCGGCAGGAACAGGCTGCCCATTCGGTTCGCTCGGAAGAAGCGGCCTATACGATTTTCGTCGAACCCGAGATCGAGCAGGACGAAGCCCCCGTCGAGGCGCCGCTGGTGATTGCCGAGCTGCGCGTCGATGTGCCCGAAACCACCGTGTCGGACGCGGTGATGATGCTCGACCTGCGCAACACCAACGCGCTGTTGTTCAAAAACGCTGGCACCGGCAAGCATAATATGGTTTACCGGCGCGGTGATGGGTCGATCGGCTGGGTCGAACCGTCCTGA
- the dnaQ gene encoding DNA polymerase III subunit epsilon, translating into MREIIFDTETTGLDPKNGDRLVEIGCVEMVNRVATGATYHAYFNPQRDMPAEAERVHGLSEAFLADKPLFAEKAQEFLDFIGDAPMVAHNAGFDFGFINAELTAAGFDPIGLDRMVDTVKIARQKHPGAKNSLDALCTRYGIDRSHRTKHGALLDSELLAQVYVELLGGRQIGMELAAQSIVITETVTETHTQAPRMRPLREARPHAASQEELDAHGAFLKSIKEPIWLQ; encoded by the coding sequence ATGCGTGAGATTATCTTCGACACCGAAACCACAGGTCTGGACCCCAAAAACGGCGATCGGCTGGTGGAAATTGGCTGCGTCGAAATGGTCAATCGCGTGGCCACCGGTGCCACCTATCACGCCTATTTCAACCCCCAGCGCGACATGCCCGCCGAGGCCGAGCGGGTCCACGGCCTGTCCGAAGCCTTTTTGGCGGACAAGCCGCTGTTTGCGGAAAAGGCGCAGGAATTTCTCGATTTTATAGGCGATGCGCCGATGGTGGCGCATAATGCCGGTTTCGACTTCGGCTTTATCAATGCCGAGCTGACGGCGGCCGGTTTCGATCCCATCGGGCTTGATCGCATGGTCGATACGGTCAAGATCGCACGCCAGAAACATCCCGGCGCGAAAAACTCGCTCGATGCGCTGTGCACCCGCTATGGCATCGACCGCAGCCACCGTACCAAGCACGGCGCCCTGCTCGACTCCGAACTGTTGGCGCAGGTCTATGTCGAATTGCTGGGCGGCCGCCAGATTGGCATGGAACTGGCCGCGCAAAGCATTGTTATTACAGAAACAGTTACCGAAACCCACACGCAGGCGCCGCGGATGCGACCCCTGCGCGAGGCCCGCCCCCATGCCGCCAGCCAGGAGGAACTGGACGCTCACGGCGCGTTTTTGAAATCGATCAAGGAGCCGATCTGGCTCCAGTGA
- the coaE gene encoding dephospho-CoA kinase (Dephospho-CoA kinase (CoaE) performs the final step in coenzyme A biosynthesis.), whose translation MKGCQKIIGLTGSIGMGKSTVAGMLREAGVPVFDADATVRALQGPGGALLPAIEAAFPGTTGPDGVDRGKLGAAVFGKPEALARLEAIVHPAVAAAREQFLAQHCDSPMVVFDIPLLFERTGRGGMDAVVVVSAPAPVQKARVMARPGMSEARFADILAAQMPDAEKRARADYVLDTGTSIEETREALAKVLERINHLDGNAA comes from the coding sequence ATGAAGGGGTGCCAAAAGATCATCGGCCTGACCGGCTCGATCGGCATGGGCAAATCCACCGTGGCCGGGATGCTGCGCGAGGCGGGTGTACCGGTGTTCGATGCCGATGCCACGGTGCGCGCCCTGCAAGGGCCGGGCGGGGCCTTGCTGCCCGCGATTGAGGCCGCCTTTCCCGGCACCACCGGCCCGGATGGCGTGGACCGGGGCAAATTGGGCGCGGCGGTGTTTGGCAAGCCGGAAGCGCTGGCGCGGCTGGAGGCGATTGTCCATCCGGCGGTGGCGGCCGCGCGGGAGCAATTCCTTGCGCAACATTGCGACTCACCCATGGTGGTTTTTGACATTCCCTTGCTGTTTGAACGCACCGGGCGCGGGGGAATGGATGCCGTGGTGGTGGTTTCGGCCCCGGCCCCTGTGCAAAAGGCGCGGGTCATGGCCCGGCCGGGCATGAGTGAGGCCAGATTTGCCGATATTCTGGCCGCGCAGATGCCCGATGCGGAAAAACGCGCGCGCGCCGATTATGTTTTGGATACAGGCACTTCGATTGAGGAAACCCGCGAGGCTCTGGCAAAAGTGTTAGAGCGGATTAACCATTTGGACGGAAACGCCGCCTAA
- the aroE gene encoding shikimate dehydrogenase codes for MTAPTRPFAEVIGDPIAQSKSPAIHGHWLERLGLEAEYGRAHVRPADLPAYLAARRAQPLWRGCNVTMPHKQAIIPLLDGLDPLAARIGAVNTVAVKEDGRLIGYNTDAPGFIEPLLPVLGDELAPENALVIGAGGAARAIVVALADAGLAITLAARDSDKAQALLDELAPGARHRAAALGDFVRSGDGEFGMIVNASPLGMVGNPPLALDLSHGRPAAIVYDIVTAPLETPLLAAARAEGMRCIDGLTMLIGQAGIAFEHFYGADPARERGDVALRAILTA; via the coding sequence ATGACAGCCCCCACGCGGCCCTTTGCCGAAGTGATCGGTGATCCGATTGCCCAATCCAAATCGCCCGCGATTCATGGCCACTGGCTCGAACGACTGGGGCTGGAGGCCGAATATGGCCGCGCCCATGTGCGGCCCGCCGATCTGCCCGCCTATCTTGCCGCGCGCCGGGCACAGCCTTTGTGGCGCGGCTGCAATGTCACCATGCCGCATAAGCAGGCGATCATCCCCCTGCTCGACGGGCTGGACCCGCTGGCGGCGCGGATCGGCGCGGTCAATACGGTGGCGGTGAAGGAAGATGGGCGGCTGATCGGCTATAACACCGATGCGCCGGGCTTTATCGAACCTTTGCTGCCGGTGCTGGGCGATGAGCTGGCGCCGGAAAATGCGCTGGTGATCGGGGCTGGCGGTGCGGCGCGGGCGATTGTCGTGGCGCTGGCCGATGCGGGGTTGGCGATCACGCTGGCCGCGCGCGATTCCGATAAGGCGCAGGCGTTGCTTGATGAACTGGCGCCGGGCGCTCGGCATAGGGCGGCGGCGCTGGGGGATTTTGTCCGCAGCGGCGACGGCGAATTCGGCATGATCGTCAATGCCAGCCCGCTGGGCATGGTCGGCAATCCGCCTTTGGCGCTGGATCTGAGCCATGGGCGGCCTGCGGCGATTGTTTATGACATTGTCACCGCGCCCTTGGAAACGCCTCTGCTGGCCGCCGCGCGGGCCGAGGGGATGCGCTGCATCGACGGGCTGACCATGCTGATCGGTCAGGCGGGGATTGCGTTTGAGCATTTCTATGGCGCCGATCCCGCGCGCGAACGGGGCGATGTGGCCCTGCGCGCGATTCTGACGGCATGA